Proteins co-encoded in one Bremerella sp. TYQ1 genomic window:
- a CDS encoding ABC transporter permease, with amino-acid sequence MFIGPVFTREAAVTPRRSKFYVYRAVYVAALFLLMCTAWLVLAGTQVIASVGDMARFGASIFHILAPIQLCLVIFFAAFSAAGAVAQEKDRKTLILLLMTRLNNSELVLGKMLASLINVFALIMAAAPVFCALFLFGGVSAAQVLRVLLVTLITALAAGSIGSTMALWREKTFQTLALTAMLITVLLGTSVLVSQRVLFDRFLGISAADWGTAINPIWAVMEAANPFPASAGNLSAVGGIIGLHVIIMTIGIVLMNGIAIALVRVWNPSREARRGKEMEAQQQEESIWGAEHDMAKMDEAATSNSANEQRRAGHVDARTTEVKIDHRQVWENPILWRETQTWAYGRKVLIIKFVYLALAVAATYMLYSMVAAGTAVYRGDQLGTTIPPIAWGIVPLYLISLVIVNALAVTSVTNERDGQALDLLLVTDLTPKEFTFGKLWGVMWVTREMILAPLAVTAYLWIAGAMQMDSFLFVSAGLTVMYFFVTMLGLHCGMTYANSRTAIGVSLGTVFFLFLGVITCILLMISFTESFHFQLFPFLGFVAGGGLGLYVAIGHRNPSPAILMATLLLPGISFFAIVSFLLGKGFEVALATAIAYGFTTIAMLIPAISDFDIEVGRRSGNDED; translated from the coding sequence TTGTTTATCGGTCCGGTATTTACCCGCGAAGCGGCCGTAACCCCGCGTCGCAGCAAGTTTTACGTCTACCGCGCGGTCTACGTGGCGGCTTTGTTTCTGTTGATGTGCACCGCCTGGCTGGTGCTCGCAGGAACGCAAGTCATTGCCAGCGTTGGAGATATGGCACGCTTCGGGGCGAGCATTTTCCACATTCTGGCTCCAATTCAGCTTTGCCTTGTGATCTTTTTCGCCGCATTCAGCGCCGCCGGTGCCGTCGCCCAGGAAAAAGACCGCAAAACGCTCATCCTTCTCCTAATGACCAGGCTTAACAACTCCGAGCTTGTCCTGGGGAAGATGCTTGCCAGTCTGATTAACGTTTTCGCACTGATCATGGCCGCCGCACCGGTCTTTTGTGCTTTGTTTCTCTTCGGTGGAGTTTCTGCCGCTCAGGTGCTGAGAGTCTTGTTAGTGACGCTGATCACGGCACTCGCGGCTGGCAGTATCGGCAGTACGATGGCCCTTTGGCGTGAGAAAACGTTCCAGACGCTTGCCCTGACGGCCATGCTGATCACCGTTTTGCTGGGCACAAGCGTGTTGGTTTCGCAGCGAGTACTGTTCGACCGCTTCCTCGGAATCTCCGCCGCCGACTGGGGCACGGCCATCAATCCGATTTGGGCCGTTATGGAAGCCGCTAATCCTTTCCCAGCTTCGGCCGGGAATCTTTCGGCTGTGGGCGGAATTATCGGCCTGCATGTGATCATCATGACGATCGGCATCGTGTTGATGAACGGCATTGCGATTGCTTTGGTGCGAGTTTGGAATCCATCTCGTGAGGCCCGGCGTGGCAAAGAGATGGAAGCCCAGCAGCAGGAAGAAAGCATCTGGGGTGCGGAACACGACATGGCGAAGATGGACGAAGCAGCCACGTCGAATTCCGCGAACGAACAGCGTCGAGCCGGGCATGTCGATGCTCGCACGACCGAGGTTAAAATCGATCATCGCCAGGTTTGGGAAAACCCAATCTTATGGCGGGAAACACAGACTTGGGCGTATGGCCGTAAAGTTCTGATTATCAAGTTTGTCTACCTCGCTTTGGCAGTCGCCGCGACTTACATGCTTTATAGCATGGTCGCCGCTGGGACGGCCGTTTACCGAGGGGATCAGTTGGGAACGACCATTCCGCCGATTGCCTGGGGAATTGTTCCGCTATATTTGATCAGCCTCGTGATCGTGAATGCGTTAGCAGTGACTTCGGTCACGAACGAGCGAGACGGTCAGGCTCTCGATTTGCTCTTGGTCACCGATCTCACGCCGAAGGAATTCACGTTCGGCAAACTGTGGGGCGTGATGTGGGTGACGAGGGAGATGATTCTCGCTCCGCTCGCGGTAACGGCTTATCTGTGGATTGCCGGGGCGATGCAAATGGATAGTTTCCTGTTTGTCAGTGCCGGGCTCACGGTGATGTATTTCTTCGTGACAATGTTGGGACTGCACTGCGGAATGACGTATGCCAACAGCCGCACAGCCATTGGCGTAAGTTTGGGAACGGTCTTCTTTTTGTTTCTCGGCGTGATAACTTGTATCTTGCTGATGATCAGTTTCACCGAGTCGTTCCATTTCCAGCTGTTCCCATTCCTGGGGTTTGTGGCTGGGGGTGGTCTTGGCTTGTATGTGGCGATCGGTCATCGCAATCCTTCCCCCGCAATTTTGATGGCAACCCTTTTGCTGCCTGGCATCTCGTTTTTCGCGATCGTCAGCTTTCTGCTGGGGAAAGGTTTTGAAGTGGCTTTGGCGACCGCAATTGCCTATGGTTTCACTACGATTGCCATGTTGATTCCTGCCATTAGCGATTTTGACATTGAAGTTGGACGCCGATCGGGCAACGACGAAGACTAG
- a CDS encoding RNA polymerase sigma factor produces MTSPAPHRLNEAEIADLHELHAEELRRFLWGVLGEASLVQDVVQITFRKLVEVGHDTQAESRKAWLFQVAYREALAQRRRSATQKKVLENLHHGSRHQEDAATVDPLVQAETAESVREAIEELPSELQQVLRMRIYDDKTFAEISVELDIPLGTALGRMRNAMTKLRGKLAWTQRDS; encoded by the coding sequence TTGACTTCACCTGCACCTCACCGGCTTAACGAAGCCGAGATAGCCGATTTGCATGAACTCCATGCGGAAGAGCTGCGCAGGTTCCTGTGGGGGGTGCTCGGGGAAGCCAGCCTGGTCCAAGACGTCGTCCAGATTACCTTTCGGAAACTGGTCGAAGTCGGCCACGATACCCAAGCCGAGAGCCGCAAAGCCTGGCTCTTTCAAGTCGCCTACCGCGAGGCCCTCGCCCAACGCCGGCGAAGTGCCACGCAAAAGAAGGTGCTCGAAAACCTCCACCATGGTTCTCGGCACCAGGAAGATGCCGCCACGGTCGACCCGCTTGTCCAAGCGGAAACGGCCGAGTCGGTTCGCGAAGCAATCGAAGAGCTTCCGTCGGAACTTCAACAAGTCTTGCGGATGCGAATTTACGACGACAAAACATTCGCTGAAATCTCTGTCGAGCTCGACATTCCGCTCGGCACAGCCCTCGGACGAATGCGAAACGCGATGACCAAGCTGCGCGGAAAATTGGCTTGGACTCAGCGCGACTCATAA
- a CDS encoding DUF1549 and DUF1553 domain-containing protein, with the protein MNATFARHLLVFATLGLIALPLHAEKLGDSTQRGKIQPTIIDRFTPEDVSETPDFQKHVSPLMGRLGCNGRSCHGSFQGRGGFMLSLFGYDFKADHAAITEGDDPRVDVDSPDESMLIYKPTDEDMHEGGKRYDLDSWEHRVLHNWIKAGAQFDSSDVAVLERLEVTPEEIVFNAHAQSEPLRVVAHWADGTKEDVTPLCRFTTNDDQVADINGEGIVTSGEPGDTHVVVAYDKAVVAIPVIRPVSQLIGKNYPDVPTPTKIDALVVQKLKKLGIVPSELAADEQFLRRVSLDIAGTLPTPKEIREFVADTDPNKREKKIDQLLATPAYVAKMTTLLCDITGNNDQQLVNVSPMRVGPAQEWYDWIYDRVEKNTPYDEIASGIILARSRLEGESYREYCEEMSDMYRDGGSFADREYMTHYWARREFRQPEERAIAFAYAFMGVRIQCAQCHKHPFDVWSKNDFDEFKTFFTGARFANQPPRFDREGFAQYEEILDALEIDKDLRGNQQRREFAKELRNGKTVPFPELVVSPVQNVTRNAKNKKKRPGLASRASEARVLGEEAIDLRDYEDVRQPVMEWLRGEENPYFARAIVNRIWATYFSVGIVHPTDDLSLGNPPSNEPLLDYLAKGFVEHNYDLKWVHREIAMSRTYQLSWEPNETNRLDTRNFSRSVPRRLPAEVAYDIIQQATSGDESMDTYLTKIEDRAIAIPGTRIQGSASYPLQIFGRSERASNCDCDRSMEATLLQTVFLQNDFSLHASMADRDSWIGQVNQSMSPKIDKQATETGRLQAQIKRLYEQMGNGRAAAERLAKNGNKQRAAEIRQKLAAGKKRLDYLRKQLDKAKQQEEEAKAQPIVFDSPADMVTEAYMRTLSRQPSEKEMTISLTHLKQAEEPVEGLHDLMWALLNTKEFIVNH; encoded by the coding sequence ATGAACGCCACTTTCGCACGCCACTTGTTGGTGTTTGCCACACTCGGCCTGATCGCGCTTCCGCTGCACGCGGAAAAGCTGGGCGACTCCACGCAGCGTGGCAAGATCCAGCCCACCATCATCGATCGCTTCACGCCAGAAGACGTTTCGGAAACGCCTGACTTCCAGAAGCACGTTTCTCCGTTGATGGGGCGGCTTGGCTGCAACGGACGTAGCTGCCATGGATCGTTCCAAGGTCGCGGTGGCTTTATGCTGTCGCTGTTCGGATATGACTTCAAAGCAGATCATGCTGCGATCACCGAAGGCGACGATCCGCGCGTCGATGTCGATTCGCCTGACGAAAGCATGCTGATCTACAAACCGACCGACGAAGACATGCACGAAGGGGGCAAGCGATACGATCTCGATAGCTGGGAACATCGCGTGCTGCACAACTGGATCAAAGCTGGGGCCCAATTCGATTCGTCCGACGTCGCCGTGCTGGAACGTCTGGAAGTAACTCCAGAAGAAATCGTCTTCAATGCGCATGCCCAAAGCGAACCGCTGCGTGTTGTCGCCCACTGGGCCGATGGCACGAAAGAAGATGTCACGCCCCTCTGTCGGTTCACCACCAACGACGATCAAGTGGCCGACATCAACGGCGAAGGAATCGTTACCAGCGGCGAGCCTGGTGACACGCACGTTGTTGTAGCGTACGACAAAGCAGTCGTCGCCATTCCGGTGATTCGCCCTGTCAGCCAGCTGATCGGCAAGAATTATCCCGACGTACCCACGCCGACAAAGATCGACGCGTTAGTCGTCCAGAAACTGAAAAAGCTTGGTATCGTTCCCTCGGAGCTTGCCGCCGACGAGCAGTTCCTGCGTCGCGTGAGCCTCGACATCGCTGGCACATTGCCGACGCCGAAAGAAATTCGCGAGTTTGTCGCCGATACCGATCCGAACAAGCGGGAAAAGAAGATCGACCAACTGCTGGCCACGCCAGCCTACGTTGCCAAGATGACGACACTGCTGTGCGACATCACCGGCAACAACGATCAACAATTGGTCAATGTCTCGCCGATGCGTGTCGGTCCGGCCCAGGAATGGTACGACTGGATTTATGACCGTGTCGAAAAGAATACTCCTTACGACGAAATCGCGTCCGGGATTATCCTCGCACGCAGCCGCTTGGAAGGGGAAAGCTATCGCGAATACTGCGAAGAAATGAGCGACATGTATCGCGATGGGGGCAGCTTCGCCGATCGAGAATACATGACGCACTATTGGGCTCGCCGAGAATTCCGCCAACCGGAAGAACGCGCCATTGCGTTTGCCTATGCGTTCATGGGCGTCCGTATTCAATGTGCCCAGTGCCATAAGCATCCGTTCGATGTTTGGTCGAAGAATGACTTCGACGAGTTCAAGACGTTCTTCACAGGGGCTCGCTTTGCCAATCAACCACCTCGGTTCGATCGCGAAGGCTTCGCCCAGTACGAAGAAATCTTAGACGCGCTCGAAATCGACAAAGATCTGCGCGGTAATCAACAGCGTCGCGAGTTCGCCAAGGAACTTCGCAACGGCAAGACGGTTCCGTTCCCGGAACTGGTCGTTTCACCGGTGCAGAATGTGACGCGTAACGCCAAGAACAAAAAGAAACGTCCAGGCCTTGCCTCGCGTGCCTCTGAGGCCCGCGTGCTCGGCGAAGAAGCGATCGACCTTCGTGATTACGAAGACGTTCGTCAGCCGGTCATGGAATGGCTGCGTGGCGAAGAGAACCCTTACTTCGCACGTGCCATCGTGAACCGTATCTGGGCGACTTACTTCAGCGTCGGTATCGTGCATCCGACCGACGACTTGAGCTTGGGTAACCCACCGAGCAACGAACCGCTGCTTGATTACCTGGCCAAAGGTTTTGTAGAGCATAACTACGACTTGAAGTGGGTCCATCGTGAAATCGCGATGAGCCGCACCTATCAGCTTTCGTGGGAACCGAACGAAACCAATCGGCTCGACACCCGAAACTTCAGCCGCTCGGTCCCTCGGCGTCTGCCTGCCGAAGTTGCTTACGACATCATTCAGCAAGCGACTTCCGGAGACGAGTCGATGGATACCTACCTGACGAAGATCGAGGATCGTGCGATTGCGATTCCAGGCACACGGATCCAAGGCAGTGCTTCCTATCCGCTTCAGATTTTCGGCCGCAGCGAACGAGCGAGTAACTGCGATTGCGATCGAAGCATGGAAGCGACGTTGCTTCAAACGGTGTTCCTGCAAAACGACTTCAGTTTGCATGCGTCGATGGCGGATCGCGATAGCTGGATCGGTCAGGTCAATCAATCGATGAGCCCAAAGATCGACAAGCAAGCGACCGAAACGGGACGACTGCAAGCTCAGATCAAACGCTTGTACGAGCAGATGGGCAACGGCCGTGCGGCTGCGGAACGCTTAGCCAAAAACGGCAACAAACAGCGTGCCGCCGAGATTCGTCAGAAGCTGGCCGCCGGCAAGAAACGCCTCGACTATCTTCGCAAGCAGCTGGACAAAGCCAAGCAGCAGGAAGAAGAAGCCAAAGCTCAGCCGATCGTGTTCGATTCGCCAGCCGACATGGTGACCGAAGCTTACATGCGAACGCTTAGCCGACAGCCAAGCGAAAAGGAAATGACCATTTCCCTAACGCACTTAAAGCAAGCCGAAGAGCCCGTCGAAGGTCTGCATGATCTGATGTGGGCATTGCTCAACACGAAAGAGTTCATCGTCAATCATTAG
- a CDS encoding DUF1501 domain-containing protein produces the protein MPTNRTCDGVRRRDFLKVGVMGGVGLNLATYLSMAEAGQVSGGGQAKAGIFVNLNGGPTHVDTFDPKPNAPSEYRGEFKAIKTNVPGLELSEHLPKLAQQADKYVVMRGVSHTLAAHQLGTEYVNTGTRPIASLQYPAYGSIVSKELETPEDLPPFVAIPRSSQSAGYLGVKYAPLATNSTPRAGQAYSVRGISLAGGLTIDTVERRHKLLAQLDQTFAGFESDDQLLDGLDRFSHQAHAIITSKRARDAFDVSKENPSFSKAFEQDEFSMSCLLAIRLIESGVRFVTITNGGWDTHQDNFARLKDNLLPKLDNGLAALFNGLHSKGLLDSTGVFVTGEFGRTPKINGRGGRDHYPRCMTMLMAGGGVRGGQVIGESDEKATQPKDGVGFKPDDAAASFFYNLGIDHTKEYHTNTGRPITIVRDGQVIRQLFS, from the coding sequence ATGCCTACCAATCGAACATGTGACGGGGTACGCCGCCGCGACTTCCTGAAAGTCGGCGTCATGGGCGGCGTTGGTTTGAACCTGGCGACGTATCTTTCCATGGCCGAAGCGGGCCAGGTTTCCGGCGGCGGTCAAGCGAAAGCAGGGATCTTCGTGAACCTGAACGGCGGTCCGACGCATGTCGATACGTTCGACCCAAAGCCCAACGCTCCCAGCGAGTACCGTGGCGAATTCAAAGCCATCAAAACGAACGTGCCAGGTTTGGAGCTGAGCGAACACCTGCCGAAGCTCGCCCAGCAAGCCGACAAGTACGTTGTCATGCGAGGTGTTTCGCACACGCTTGCAGCTCACCAGCTGGGAACCGAATACGTCAATACCGGAACGCGACCGATCGCATCGCTGCAGTACCCTGCGTACGGTTCGATCGTTAGCAAGGAACTGGAAACGCCGGAAGATCTGCCGCCGTTCGTCGCCATTCCACGCAGCTCGCAGTCGGCCGGTTATTTAGGTGTGAAATACGCTCCGTTGGCGACCAATAGTACGCCCCGAGCTGGTCAGGCTTATTCGGTGCGCGGGATAAGCCTGGCCGGCGGGCTAACCATCGACACCGTCGAGCGCCGCCACAAGCTGCTGGCTCAGCTGGACCAGACGTTCGCCGGGTTCGAATCGGACGACCAGCTGCTGGACGGCTTGGATCGCTTCAGCCACCAGGCCCACGCGATCATCACCTCGAAGCGAGCTCGAGACGCGTTTGATGTCTCGAAAGAGAACCCTTCGTTCTCGAAAGCCTTCGAGCAAGACGAGTTCAGCATGAGCTGCTTGCTGGCCATCCGCTTGATCGAAAGTGGCGTCCGTTTCGTTACCATCACTAACGGTGGATGGGACACGCATCAGGACAATTTTGCTCGCTTGAAAGATAACTTGCTGCCAAAGCTGGACAACGGTCTCGCGGCGCTATTCAATGGCCTGCATAGCAAGGGCCTGCTCGATTCGACCGGCGTGTTCGTCACCGGCGAATTCGGTCGTACACCGAAGATCAACGGTCGCGGCGGTCGAGACCACTACCCTCGCTGCATGACCATGCTGATGGCTGGCGGCGGCGTTCGCGGTGGTCAAGTTATCGGCGAAAGCGATGAGAAGGCGACGCAGCCGAAAGATGGTGTCGGGTTCAAGCCTGACGATGCCGCGGCTTCGTTCTTCTATAACCTCGGTATCGATCACACCAAGGAATATCACACCAACACCGGTCGCCCGATCACCATCGTGCGAGACGGTCAGGTCATCCGCCAACTCTTCTCGTAA
- a CDS encoding YcjF family protein, producing MPKPWKNQGLGLIVLLVLLGLAMIYVPGWIAGIIREGNDLGTVGKWIYFSIVGLGAAILLSLAGWGIWTLVIAKVRKDRRKEMRNRNPRELSVDQRRAELQENLESISDLRDEMSDGDFREAVDPMIDRIEAKLEGGNLEIIAFGTISSGKSSLLNALAGRDAFSTDIVGGTTVRRNQVEWPGNNKVQLIDTPGLGEVDGSVHQEIATHSAHDADVVLLVVDGPLRHSEFQLLELLAKMDKRVLLCLNKEDWFTDTDKAKLLQQITQQTKEIVQAEDILSVRSRATKRKRIRVLPDGQEIEEEVDVPLSIEPLARRMMQVIKKDGTDLLLANLLTQSRGLVEKARKEVEDSIDRQANQLVTRYMWASGGAGALTNPLPVPMVELAAGVAISTKMVMDLAKIYRQDVDLDVAVSLLGQLSKQFIGYLGVQMAAPVVAMAIGSMIKTVPGIGTVSGMLLNGIVMALVTRWIGNIFMVYFKNDMQEPEGGLAGLARREWEKVTDGEYLRKLVQEARQRYVDRK from the coding sequence ATGCCTAAACCGTGGAAAAACCAGGGTCTCGGATTGATCGTGCTGCTCGTCCTGTTGGGACTGGCCATGATCTACGTGCCTGGCTGGATTGCCGGCATCATTCGCGAAGGAAACGATCTCGGCACGGTCGGCAAATGGATCTACTTCTCGATCGTCGGACTCGGCGCTGCCATCTTGCTGAGTCTTGCCGGCTGGGGCATCTGGACATTGGTGATTGCCAAAGTCCGTAAAGATCGCCGCAAAGAAATGCGGAATCGAAACCCACGAGAGCTTTCCGTCGATCAGCGTCGTGCCGAGCTGCAAGAAAACCTCGAAAGCATCTCCGATCTTCGCGACGAGATGTCCGATGGCGACTTCCGGGAAGCGGTCGACCCGATGATCGATCGAATCGAAGCGAAGCTCGAAGGTGGCAACCTCGAGATCATCGCCTTCGGTACGATCAGCAGCGGCAAGTCATCACTGCTCAACGCGCTTGCTGGTCGCGATGCATTCAGCACCGACATCGTCGGCGGGACAACCGTTCGCCGCAATCAAGTCGAGTGGCCAGGGAACAACAAAGTCCAACTGATCGATACGCCAGGGCTCGGAGAAGTCGACGGCAGCGTTCACCAAGAGATCGCGACCCATTCGGCTCACGACGCCGACGTCGTGCTGCTAGTCGTCGATGGTCCGCTCCGGCACAGCGAATTCCAGCTGCTGGAACTGCTGGCCAAGATGGACAAACGCGTTCTGCTTTGCCTGAACAAAGAAGATTGGTTCACCGATACCGACAAAGCGAAACTGCTTCAGCAGATCACTCAGCAAACCAAAGAAATCGTTCAAGCGGAAGACATCCTCTCCGTCCGCAGCCGAGCTACAAAGCGAAAACGGATTCGCGTTTTGCCGGATGGGCAAGAGATTGAAGAGGAAGTCGACGTACCGCTCAGCATCGAGCCACTCGCTCGGCGAATGATGCAGGTCATCAAAAAGGATGGCACCGATCTATTGCTGGCCAACTTGTTGACGCAATCGCGAGGACTCGTCGAGAAGGCTCGCAAAGAAGTCGAAGATTCGATCGATCGCCAGGCGAATCAACTGGTCACGCGATACATGTGGGCGTCTGGCGGCGCTGGCGCTCTGACCAATCCGCTTCCTGTACCGATGGTGGAACTTGCCGCAGGCGTCGCGATCTCGACCAAAATGGTGATGGATCTGGCGAAGATCTATCGGCAAGATGTCGATCTTGATGTGGCGGTCAGTTTGCTCGGGCAACTTAGCAAGCAGTTCATAGGCTACCTCGGTGTGCAGATGGCAGCCCCTGTTGTCGCAATGGCAATTGGTTCGATGATCAAGACAGTTCCCGGAATCGGTACCGTCTCTGGCATGCTACTTAACGGCATCGTCATGGCGTTGGTCACTCGATGGATTGGGAATATTTTCATGGTGTACTTTAAAAACGACATGCAGGAACCCGAAGGCGGTCTGGCCGGTTTGGCTCGGCGAGAATGGGAAAAAGTGACCGACGGCGAATACCTGCGAAAACTGGTTCAGGAAGCCCGACAGCGTTATGTCGACCGAAAGTAA
- a CDS encoding YcjF family protein, translated as MSTESNDNPTSDVPPSAAAANDSGVATAAPASESISADDRRYLDALQSVRHTLDRFRGCSEKEKELLRRDLSQLQTMETKLTSGRVEIVVFGEISTGKSALINALVGKAVTQVDIQGGWTKEIWHVAWEGAGYRIPGLADSEVVLIDTPGINEVGGADRGEMAQDTARQADVILFVIDSDMNETEYSALMSLANVNKPIIVVLNKIDLYSPRERERLEEILNERLAGIIPPESIVETSAQPKEVEYIIQQADGSERSEWRMPPPKVEDLKLRLLEVLEEDGLGLLALNAAMYAADKSDRVASLKVKIREHRANQTIWSFAVVKATAVAVNPAPFFDVLGGSAVDVAMLRALAHIYGIDMTWSNVEKLATSILQAAGWTITAELGTHALSSVVKTLTLGWGTVLTALPQGGAAGYGSYIVGKAAKYYFEHGASWGDEGPKTVVKRILEETDKKSVVQDLKEEIQKKLHLNRHSGGSTNK; from the coding sequence ATGTCGACCGAAAGTAACGATAACCCAACCTCCGACGTGCCTCCTTCGGCCGCTGCCGCGAATGATTCCGGCGTCGCCACCGCGGCACCTGCCAGCGAGTCGATCTCAGCCGACGATCGCCGCTACCTCGACGCGCTGCAATCGGTTCGCCATACACTCGATCGATTTCGCGGCTGCAGTGAAAAAGAAAAGGAATTGCTCCGGCGCGATTTAAGCCAGCTTCAAACGATGGAAACGAAGCTGACCAGCGGCCGCGTCGAGATTGTTGTCTTCGGTGAAATCAGCACCGGCAAGTCTGCCCTCATCAATGCGTTGGTGGGCAAAGCGGTCACCCAGGTCGATATCCAAGGGGGCTGGACCAAAGAGATTTGGCACGTCGCTTGGGAAGGTGCCGGGTACCGAATTCCAGGACTGGCCGACAGCGAAGTCGTGCTGATTGATACGCCGGGGATCAACGAAGTGGGCGGTGCCGATCGGGGAGAGATGGCCCAAGATACGGCGCGACAGGCAGACGTTATATTGTTCGTGATTGACTCCGACATGAACGAGACCGAATACTCGGCACTCATGTCGCTGGCCAACGTCAACAAGCCGATCATCGTCGTGCTGAATAAGATCGATCTTTATTCGCCGCGCGAACGAGAGCGATTGGAAGAGATTCTGAACGAACGTCTCGCCGGAATTATTCCGCCGGAGAGCATTGTCGAGACCTCCGCGCAGCCGAAAGAAGTGGAATACATCATTCAACAGGCCGACGGCAGCGAACGGAGCGAATGGCGCATGCCGCCTCCGAAAGTGGAAGACTTAAAGCTGCGACTGTTGGAAGTGCTGGAAGAAGATGGTCTTGGACTGTTGGCATTGAACGCGGCCATGTACGCCGCCGACAAGTCAGACCGCGTAGCTTCGTTGAAAGTGAAAATTCGCGAGCATCGCGCCAATCAAACGATCTGGAGTTTCGCGGTGGTGAAAGCGACGGCGGTCGCTGTGAACCCTGCCCCTTTCTTTGATGTGCTCGGGGGAAGTGCCGTCGACGTGGCCATGCTTCGGGCGTTGGCCCACATTTATGGCATCGACATGACCTGGTCGAATGTCGAGAAACTAGCGACGAGCATCCTGCAAGCCGCCGGATGGACCATCACCGCCGAACTGGGCACGCACGCTTTAAGCTCGGTGGTCAAAACACTGACCCTCGGCTGGGGCACCGTACTCACCGCGTTACCTCAAGGGGGCGCGGCTGGCTATGGCTCGTACATCGTTGGCAAAGCCGCCAAGTATTACTTCGAGCATGGCGCCAGCTGGGGCGACGAAGGCCCCAAAACGGTCGTCAAACGAATCTTAGAAGAGACCGACAAAAAGTCGGTGGTGCAAGATCTCAAAGAAGAGATCCAAAAGAAGCTACACCTGAACCGCCACTCGGGTGGAAGTACCAACAAGTAG
- a CDS encoding DUF1801 domain-containing protein: MAENKTKPTNVSAAKYIDALEDPQQKKDCKQLAKMMRAATGERAVMWGPSIVGFGSYHYKYASGHEGDIMIVGFAPRKAQISLYLSCDIQQMADLLSKLGKHKTGKGCLYIKRLADVDLDILQQMIERGIEEVEQHHPQK, from the coding sequence ATGGCGGAAAACAAAACAAAACCGACCAACGTCAGCGCCGCGAAATACATCGACGCGCTCGAAGATCCACAGCAAAAGAAGGACTGTAAACAGCTCGCCAAAATGATGCGAGCCGCCACCGGAGAACGAGCCGTGATGTGGGGCCCCAGCATCGTCGGTTTCGGCTCGTACCATTACAAGTATGCATCCGGGCATGAAGGCGACATCATGATCGTCGGCTTCGCCCCACGCAAAGCCCAGATCAGTTTGTACCTGTCGTGTGATATCCAACAAATGGCCGATCTGTTATCCAAGTTAGGAAAGCACAAGACCGGCAAAGGCTGCCTCTACATCAAACGCCTCGCCGACGTTGATCTCGACATCCTCCAGCAAATGATCGAACGAGGCATCGAAGAAGTCGAGCAACACCACCCACAGAAATAG
- the deoC gene encoding deoxyribose-phosphate aldolase produces the protein MPYRYEELAKMIDHALLHPTLTDADLEAGCHSAAKYGVASVCVKPYFVKRAAELLTDSGVLVGTVIGFPHGSNLTEVKRLETELACRDGAAEVDMVINIGKAISGDWDYVQADIQTVADEAHRHGAKLKVILENDLLSGGGSGLDADSLKQKLCQICEAAGADWVKTSTGFGFVKQAGGGYNYQGATEHDLQLMKAAVSNGVQVKASGGVRDLAGLIRVRELGATRCGTSATAQILDAYDAYAKSENDSPSEGKLGSGGY, from the coding sequence ATGCCGTACCGCTACGAAGAACTTGCCAAGATGATCGATCATGCATTGCTGCACCCCACGCTGACGGATGCCGACTTGGAAGCTGGCTGTCACTCGGCGGCGAAGTATGGCGTCGCTTCGGTCTGCGTGAAGCCTTACTTCGTCAAGCGCGCGGCAGAGCTGCTGACCGACTCCGGCGTGCTGGTCGGAACGGTGATTGGCTTTCCACACGGCAGCAACTTGACCGAAGTAAAACGACTGGAAACCGAGTTAGCTTGCAGGGATGGCGCGGCGGAAGTCGACATGGTCATCAATATTGGCAAAGCGATCAGTGGCGACTGGGATTACGTGCAAGCCGATATCCAAACGGTTGCCGACGAAGCACATCGTCACGGAGCGAAATTAAAGGTGATCCTGGAGAACGACTTGTTAAGTGGCGGCGGATCAGGGCTCGATGCCGACTCCTTAAAACAAAAGCTCTGCCAGATTTGCGAAGCCGCCGGGGCTGATTGGGTAAAGACGTCGACCGGGTTTGGCTTCGTCAAGCAAGCCGGTGGTGGCTACAACTACCAAGGGGCAACCGAACATGACTTGCAACTGATGAAAGCGGCCGTTTCCAACGGCGTGCAAGTGAAAGCATCTGGCGGAGTTCGTGACTTGGCCGGACTGATCCGCGTGCGAGAGCTGGGTGCGACACGCTGCGGCACGAGCGCCACCGCTCAGATCTTGGATGCGTACGACGCTTACGCCAAGAGCGAGAACGATTCGCCAAGTGAGGGAAAACTGGGCAGCGGCGGCTACTAA